A region of Culicoides brevitarsis isolate CSIRO-B50_1 chromosome 1, AGI_CSIRO_Cbre_v1, whole genome shotgun sequence DNA encodes the following proteins:
- the LOC134837851 gene encoding uncharacterized protein LOC134837851, producing the protein MNVTKVTLVMLAYYVVATEANATAADNSTLLSEEKSMRKLSRKRRYIVFPVGSSFSVACCLTVGMYGNPSYDWISWAINWGIAYNLPNETYAATLRRKAEADMPRSVTQRRFRRDLYNQMEIAMDNMGHNGRECILRALCESSQLFGKKGTTMVKELLRTAFSLPTTKVLPFEHPDLITYDEAFRRGKRNIYCAMAYPNCGFSLHGIALGKYSDPPKNFM; encoded by the exons ATGAATGTCACAAAGGTTACGTTAGTTATGCTCGCTTATTATGTGGTAGCAACAGAAGCGAATGCGACTGCGGCGGACAACTCAACTTTATTATCTGAGGAGAAATCAATGAGAAAACTTTCAAGGAAACGACGATATATTGTATTCCCCGTGGGCTCAAGTTTTTCG gtTGCTTGCTGCCTCACTGTTGGGATGTACGGTAATCCGAGTTATGATTGGATCAGTTGGGCCATCAATTGGGGCATCGCCTACAATTTGCCGAACGAAACTTATGCAGCAACGTTACGTCGCAAGGCAGAAGCCGATATGCCGCGTTCCGTCACTCAACGTCGCTTCCGTCGTGATTTGTACAATCAAATGGAGATTGCGATGGATAA cATGGGTCACAACGGCAGAGAATGTATCCTGCGGGCACTTTGCGAAAGTTCCCAACTTTTCGGCAAAAAAGGCACGACAATGGTAAAGGAGTTGCTACGAACGGCATTTAg TTTACCCACAACGAAAGTTCTACCTTTCGAGCATCCCGATTTAATTACGTACGACGAGGCATTCCGGCGAGGCAAACGAAATATTTACTGTGCCATGGCATACCCGAATTGCGGATTTTCATTACATGGAATTGCCTTGGGCAAATATTCAGATCcgccgaaaaattttatgtga